The Salegentibacter mishustinae genomic interval ACAATGGCGCAGCGACAAACCGGCCACGCTGGTTTACGTAAAAGCTTTAGATGAAGGAGATCCTGAAATTGAAGTTGATTTTAGAGATGAAGTTTTTGTTTTAGAAGCTCCATTTAGCGGGGAAGGAAATTCTATCCTGAAAACCCAGGATCGTTTTTCTGGAATTACCTGGGGAGATGATGAAATTGCTATTGCCTATGATTATTGGTGGAATACACGTAATACAAAAACCTATGTTTTTAATCCATCTGATGCTTCAGAAGAGCCGGAAGTGATCTTTGACAGGAATTATCAGGATCGTTACAGCGACCCTGGAAGTTTTGTGACCACAAAAAATGATTTTGGCCAGAGCATTTTAAAACTGGATGGTGAAGATGCTTTTCTGCTTGGTGACGGTTATAGCGAGGAAGGACAATTTCCTTTTGTAGATAAAATTGACCTGGAAGATGGCGAAACCGAACGCCTATACCAATCTGAATACAACGACAAGAAAGAGACTCTTGTAGAGGCTTTAGATATTGAAGATGGAGAAATCCTGGTAAGGATAGAATCGGCTACCGAATATCCTAATTATTATATTAGAGACATAAACGATAAAGAAGACCTAACACAAATCACTTCTTTTGAAAATCCTTTTAAAAGTCTTGAAAACGTAAGTAAAGAAGTAATTACTTACGAGCGCGAAGATGGGTTGGAACTAAACGGAACACTTTATTTACCTGCCGGTTTTGACAAAGAAAACCCTGAAGAACATCCTATGATCGTTTGGGCTTACCCAAGAGAATACAAGGATAAAAATTCGGCTTCACAGAATACTTCAAACGCAAACGACTTCACTTATCCTTATTATGGCTCGCCAATCTATTGGGTAAACCGAGGTTATGTAGTATTAGACGATGCTTCTTTCCCAATTATTGGAGAAGGTGAAGAAGAACCAAATGACAGCTTTAGAAAACAACTGGTTGCAAATGGAAAAGCAGCAATTGATGCTGTTGCCGAAATGGGTTATATAGATCGTAATCGTGTTGCAGTTGGTGGCCATAGTTATGGCGCTTTTATGACGGCAAACCTGTTATCCCATTCTAATCTTTTTGCGGCCGGGATTGCCAGAAGTGGTGCTTATAACAGAACCCTAACTCCTTTCGGTTTCCAGAGTGAAGAGAGAAGCTATTGGGAAGCTCCGGAGGTTTATTATAATATGTCTCCTTTTATGCACGCCGATAAAATGAAAACCCCGCTTTTATTGATTCACGGGGAAGCAGATAATAATTCGGGAACTTACCCTATGCAAAGTGAGCGTTATTTTAACGCCTTGAAAGGACTGGGCGCTACTGCACGTTTGGTAATGTTGCCAAAGGAAAGTCATGGTTACAGCGCCAAAGAATCTGTTCTACATGTACTTTGGGAGCAAGACCAGTGGCTAGAACAATACGTGAAGAATAAAGAAAAGGCAGGAAATATTGAAACTGCAGAGGAAATGAAAGATTAAAATTTAGGTTTTATACCTAAATTAGGCTGTTTGAGAAGCTCTTCTTCCGTCAAGCTGAACTTGTTTCAGCTTCTAACATCATAGATCCTGAAACAGGTTCAGGATGACGATTTTAAGTCTTCTCAAACAGCCTTTTTTAATTCAGTGTTTATGAGAAAATTTTTCGGAAATCCTGGTTGAAAATTCCTATTTGAAACGGAAGAATTTAGCATCTCATTTAGCGACCAAAAATAGGAAAAGCGCTGTTACCATAGGGACGGTAACAACGCTCTTCCACAACCTAACCAATAAATAAAACCAACAATTATGACATATAATCGCGGAACCTATTAACTTCTATCTTTGCTTTGAGATCGTGCAGTAAATTATATAATCCAAAAAATGTGCGGTTTATATAAAGAAAGTGTTTACTTCCTCTATTTCCATTCATTTTTCGCAATTCGGTATCCTTACTATATTTTTCGCTGAGTGCTGTAATTGAATTCCAAAAGCTTTCGTCTGCAAAATCAAAAGTCTCTTCGTGAAATGGACCTGTGAATAAGCTCAGCATCTCATAAAACAACTCTGAAAAATATTTGATCTCTCGCTCAGAATCATCTTCTCGTAAAATTTCTAATTGAAAAAGTTTCTCGTTGAAAAATTCAGGATTATCAATATTTTCTTTTTTTGCCAGTTCAAAGTAAGGCACATAGAAATCATCTGGCACCTGCTTGATACAACCAAAATCTATAGCAATTAGATTAGCTTCTTTATCAATAAGGAAATTTCCCGGGTGAGGATCGGCGTGCACTTCTTTTAGACCGTGCATTTGGTACATATAAAAATCCCAAAGTGCCTGCCCAACCTTATTCGCTTTTTCCTGGTCTGTATTTTCCTTTGCAAATTCACTTAAATGTTTCCCATTCATCCAATCCATCGTGATTATTCGCTCACTGGATAGATCTTCGTAATATTTAGGAAATTTAAGATTAGGAATATGTGCACAGGCTTCAGAAATTTCTTTACTCTGTTTTACTTCTAGAATGTAATCAGTTTCCTCGAGCAATTTTCCTTCAACTTCTTTAAAATACTTTGCGGAATCCTTACCCTGAAGATTAAACATTCGGGTAGCAATAGGTTTAACCATTGCAAGATCTGAACTTATACTATCTGCAACGCCGGGATATTGAATTTTCACAGCAAGTTTTTTCCCATCTTTTTCGGCTTTGTGAACCTGGCCAATGCTGGCAGCATTCACAGATTCGCTCGCAAATTTATCGTATAATTCTTCAGGGTAAGCTCCGTTATATTTTTTAAATGTTTTTCTAACTAAAGGAGCAGAGAGCGGCGGCACACTAAATTGCGCCAAACTAAATTTCTCTACATAGGCATTTGGCAAAAGGCTTTTTTCCATAGAAAGCATTTGCGCGACTTTAAGAGCACTTCCTTTTAAGCTTTTCAGGCTATCATAAATATCATCGGCATTATCCTTATCTAATTCGTCT includes:
- a CDS encoding S9 family peptidase, whose amino-acid sequence is MRKIFLSLFSLMLSFPALFAQEDLTYQKPPEEILELVDVPLAPSTILDSDGEMMVFLYRDQYKSIAELSEEELRLGGLRINPVTNISSRARYYNNLEVKPIDAETPTQVKGLPENARLANFNWSPDETKIAFTHTTNNGVELWVMDLENGQAKKLTEAKLNANMRDVINWFKDNSSVLVKMLPEDRKALINTETAIPTGPTVSVSDGKEAQNRTYQDLLKNPNDEYNFEQLARSELVKVNLDGTSEKWMDAKMYNSVSFSPNGEYVMVNHLKKPFSYLVPYYRFPSETNIYSIDGDLVNQVNDEPLLEDLPKGFMSTQTGRRNVQWRSDKPATLVYVKALDEGDPEIEVDFRDEVFVLEAPFSGEGNSILKTQDRFSGITWGDDEIAIAYDYWWNTRNTKTYVFNPSDASEEPEVIFDRNYQDRYSDPGSFVTTKNDFGQSILKLDGEDAFLLGDGYSEEGQFPFVDKIDLEDGETERLYQSEYNDKKETLVEALDIEDGEILVRIESATEYPNYYIRDINDKEDLTQITSFENPFKSLENVSKEVITYEREDGLELNGTLYLPAGFDKENPEEHPMIVWAYPREYKDKNSASQNTSNANDFTYPYYGSPIYWVNRGYVVLDDASFPIIGEGEEEPNDSFRKQLVANGKAAIDAVAEMGYIDRNRVAVGGHSYGAFMTANLLSHSNLFAAGIARSGAYNRTLTPFGFQSEERSYWEAPEVYYNMSPFMHADKMKTPLLLIHGEADNNSGTYPMQSERYFNALKGLGATARLVMLPKESHGYSAKESVLHVLWEQDQWLEQYVKNKEKAGNIETAEEMKD
- a CDS encoding ABC1 kinase family protein, which codes for MKTIDNIPTGKIGRTSKLMQTGVKLGGNYLKYYSKKAFNSDFTRDELDKDNADDIYDSLKSLKGSALKVAQMLSMEKSLLPNAYVEKFSLAQFSVPPLSAPLVRKTFKKYNGAYPEELYDKFASESVNAASIGQVHKAEKDGKKLAVKIQYPGVADSISSDLAMVKPIATRMFNLQGKDSAKYFKEVEGKLLEETDYILEVKQSKEISEACAHIPNLKFPKYYEDLSSERIITMDWMNGKHLSEFAKENTDQEKANKVGQALWDFYMYQMHGLKEVHADPHPGNFLIDKEANLIAIDFGCIKQVPDDFYVPYFELAKKENIDNPEFFNEKLFQLEILREDDSEREIKYFSELFYEMLSLFTGPFHEETFDFADESFWNSITALSEKYSKDTELRKMNGNRGSKHFLYINRTFFGLYNLLHDLKAKIEVNRFRDYMS